The Vicinamibacteria bacterium genome includes the window CCAACGATGGCGCACTAACCGCGGAGAACGATGACCGGCTCGACGCGAAGCGCGCGGCGGGCGGGAACGTAGCAGGCGAGCACTCCGACCGCCCCAAGCAACAAGGGCACGAAGGCGAAGGTGGCCGGGTCGAAGGGTCTCACCTGAAACAGCAGGGCGGCAACGACCCGCGCGAGTGCGAGGGACACCAGAATGCCAAAGACCCCGCCCGAGAGAAGGATCCTTATACCCTCGCCGATGAGCTCTCCCAGGATGTCGCGATCGCTCGCGCCGAAGGCGCGGCGGATTCCGATCTCCCGGGTCCGCCCCAAAACCGCCTGCGAGACGACGCCGTAGACGCCGACGACCGCGAGCGAGAGCGCGATGGCGGCGAAAGTCACGACGAGCGCGGTGCGGAAGCGGGGTCCGGATACCGATTCCGCTGCGACGCGATCGAGCGTCTTGGGCTCACCGGGAGCGAGGGTCGAGTCGAGCGCGGCGACGGTCGAGCGCAGGACCGGCGCGACGGCAAGGGGGTCGCCGCTGGTCTTCACCGTGAGATACATATCCCGCCACCACGGCTCCTGGAAATAAGAAACGTACACCGTCGGCGCCGGGCCGGCATCGAGCCCGTCATACTTCACGTCGGCGACGACGCCCACGATGGTGTTCCATTGGCCGTCGGGCCTCGGTTCGCCCAGCTGGATGCGACGGCCGATGGCGTCGCCCCCAGGGAAGAAGCGCCGAGCGAGCGTCTCGTTCACGATCGCGACCTGTGTCGAGTCCGGGCGATCGCCGAGATCGAAGTCCCTGCCCTCACGAGTGGGGATTCCCAGGGTCTCGAAGTACCGGGGGCTCACCAGGAGCTGCTCGGCAAGAGGTGGCGTCTGATGGGGTGGGACAGGACGACCCTCGACGGTAAAGGGATTGGTCATGACCAGGAGGTCCGGAGGCAGCGCCATGCTGCACGCGGCCTCGAGCACTCCCGGAAGTCCGCGGACCTCGTCGAGAAGGCGGCGCCAGAAGCTCTCGACGTTCAGGTCGTCCGGGTAGGTGGCCTCTGGCAGGGCCAAGGGCAAAGCCAGCACCGAATCGAGCTGCGCGCCCGTATCGACACGCTGCAGCTCGTGAAGGCTCCGCAGAAGGAGTCCCGCCCCGACCAGAAGCGACGTTGCCATTCCGACTTGCACTGCCGCGAAGACCCAGCGGAGGTGGCGCGCTCCCGCAGTCTCGCCCGCCGAGGTGGCGGATTCCTTCAGAGGGGTCGCCGAATCGACTCGAACGCTCGAGAGCGCCGGCGCGAGCCCGATGAGCAGGGTCACGCCGCAGGCGAGCCCGCTGACGAACAGAAGGACCCACGGCTCGAAGGAGACCTCTTTAGGAAGGAGAAGCGTTTCCGCTCCGAGGTCGATGAGCGGCCCGAGGCCGGCCAGTGCCAGTGCGTGTCCCAAGATACCCCCGGCGCTCGCGAGGAGCAGGCTCTCCATCAGCAGTTGGCGTGCGAGTATCCACGGGCGCGCGCCAAGTGCCGAACGAACCGCGATCTCACGCCGCCGCCCCACCGACCGGGTCAGGAGAAGGCTCGCGACGTTCGAACAGGCTACGAGCAGCAGAATGCCGACGCATCCGAACAGAAGCAGGAGCACGGGACGTCTTTGGCCCACGAAGAATTCGGGGAAGTCCTCCACCGCGAAGGCCCAGTCCGAAGGCGAGCTCGGGTAGCGGTTCTTGATGGCGCTCTCGATGCCAAAAAGCTCCGCTTCGAGATCGCGCCGGCTCGTACCAGGTTTCAGCCTCGCGATCGTGGTCAGGAAGAATGGCGCTCGATGGTTCGGCTCGACCACGGTCAGGATCGGCCACACGTCCAGAAGCTCAGCGCGCATCCATCGGAAGTCGGGAGGCATGACTCCGACCACCGTATGCGGCTCACCGTCCAGATTCAGCGCGCTTCCGATGACACCCCAATCGGATTGAAGGTAACCCTGCCAGAAGCGATGGCTGACGACGACCCGGCGTGGCTCTCCCGCTCGATCGTCTCCCGATCGAAAGAGCTGTCCCATGAAAGGCCGAACTCCAAGCGTGGGAAAAAACTCCGCGCTCACGAAAGCTCCGGCGATCCGGATGGGCCGCTCTCCGCCCGAGATTTGAAAGCTCTGGCGCACGAAGAGCGCCCCGGTGCTCTCGAGCGTGCGGGCCTGCGCGCGCACAAACGAGAAGTCCGCCACCGACAGTGTGCCGCTCGCGTCGCCATCACTGTCGCTTTGGAGAGAAATATTGACCAGCCGCTCTGGCTCGTGAAATGGGAGCGGGCGAAGAAGAACCGCGTGGACAAGGGTGAAGATGGCGGTGGTAGCGCCGATCCCGACCGCGAGAATCA containing:
- a CDS encoding ABC transporter permease; translation: MPGAHPEVAAFLAELERSLEARGLPAGAFVTEAEEHLADCMKELEESGLPPHHAAREAIRRFGSVEAVVEAWVSRQGAGGRARPRKPPHRRFVIGLGDDVRFAARKLASSPGFTAATVLILAVGIGATTAIFTLVHAVLLRPLPFHEPERLVNISLQSDSDGDASGTLSVADFSFVRAQARTLESTGALFVRQSFQISGGERPIRIAGAFVSAEFFPTLGVRPFMGQLFRSGDDRAGEPRRVVVSHRFWQGYLQSDWGVIGSALNLDGEPHTVVGVMPPDFRWMRAELLDVWPILTVVEPNHRAPFFLTTIARLKPGTSRRDLEAELFGIESAIKNRYPSSPSDWAFAVEDFPEFFVGQRRPVLLLLFGCVGILLLVACSNVASLLLTRSVGRRREIAVRSALGARPWILARQLLMESLLLASAGGILGHALALAGLGPLIDLGAETLLLPKEVSFEPWVLLFVSGLACGVTLLIGLAPALSSVRVDSATPLKESATSAGETAGARHLRWVFAAVQVGMATSLLVGAGLLLRSLHELQRVDTGAQLDSVLALPLALPEATYPDDLNVESFWRRLLDEVRGLPGVLEAACSMALPPDLLVMTNPFTVEGRPVPPHQTPPLAEQLLVSPRYFETLGIPTREGRDFDLGDRPDSTQVAIVNETLARRFFPGGDAIGRRIQLGEPRPDGQWNTIVGVVADVKYDGLDAGPAPTVYVSYFQEPWWRDMYLTVKTSGDPLAVAPVLRSTVAALDSTLAPGEPKTLDRVAAESVSGPRFRTALVVTFAAIALSLAVVGVYGVVSQAVLGRTREIGIRRAFGASDRDILGELIGEGIRILLSGGVFGILVSLALARVVAALLFQVRPFDPATFAFVPLLLGAVGVLACYVPARRALRVEPVIVLRG